The nucleotide sequence TGTTGTGTGTATAACCACTATCGATTTACTTCTCAACAGGTTACGACACTTTCTTTTTTAGTCCTTTGCCTATCCAGTAACTACACAGTACAGCAATGTTTTTATATCGCCTATTAAACTACGTGTTACCAATTATGCTGATTCTTACATCCCATACATCGCTATAATTTCTTCTTTCTTCTTACCAAGAATTTTATACTTCTCACCTATTTTTGTAAAAGCGGCGATTGCTTTATCGAGATGTTCTCTCTCGTGGTCTGCGGATATTTGCGTCCGGATGCGTGCCTGACCCTGAGGAACAACAGGAAAGAAAAATCCAACTACATAAATACCTTCATCGTACAGGTCGCGTGCTACATCCTGTGCAAGCTTTGCATTGTAAAGCATCACCGGAACAATCGGACTATCGCCTTTCTTAATATCGAGTCCGGCTTGGATCATCTTTTCACGGAAGTAAGTCGTGTTTGCTTCAAGTTTATCTCGCCGGTCTGTTGACTTGGAGATAATATCGATTACTTTGATTGCTGCGGCAACTACAACAGGCGGTACCGTGTTCGAAAACAGGTATGGTCGCGCGCGCTGTCGGCACATTTCAACAATCTCTTTCTTACCGCTTACACATCTGCCCGCGGCACCACCGAGAGCTTTACCGAGAGTCGTTGTAATCACATCCACTTTATCCATAACTCCACAATGCTCGTGCGTTCCTCTTCCGTGTTTTCCTATAAAGCCGGTTGCGTGTGAATCGTCAACCATAACCATCGCATCGTATTTCTCTGCAAGCTCACAAATTTTATCTAATTTAACGATGTCGCCATCCATCGAAAAAACACCGTCAGTTATTATCAATCGTAATCTGCAATGCTGAGTTTCCTGTAATTTTTCCTCGAGGTGTGCCATATCGGAATGCTTGTAATTGTAGAGCTGAGCTTTACAAAGCCGCATTCCATCAACAATCGATGCGTGAACAAGTCTATCCGCTATCATCGCATCGTCCTTATCGAGCATAACGTCGAAGAGTCCGCCGTTCGCTTCCATACAGGACGGAAAAAGGAGCGTATCTTCCATCCCAAGAAATTCCGAGAGCTTGTTCTTAAGCTCTCGGTGGATATCCTGAGTACCGCAAATAAACCTTACCGACGACAGTCCATACCCTCGCTCATCAAGTCCTTTATGAGCCGCTGCAATAACTTCGGGATGACTTGATAAACCGAGATAATTATTAGCACAGAAGTTCAACACGTCCTTAGTCGGCGCACCTGTTGGATATTCAACTTTTATCTTTGCCGCTTGCTGCGATTTAATGAAGCGTTCTTCTTTAAAAATCCCCGCTTTACGTATGCCAGTTAGTTCATTTTCGTAGAATGATTGCGCTTTTTCACTGTATGCCATATATCCTCCTTATATTTTTGTAAATTCTTTTAGAAGATTTATAATATTATTTACTGAATCGAACGCTTCGGGTGTTGCCTTATCATCAGGAATTTTGACTAAGAATTTTTTCTCGAGGAACATTTTAAGTGATACCATTGAAAACGAATCAACTATCCCGCTCGAAATGAGCTTCGTGTTTTCGTTCACTTCGGTAGTTGAATCTTCTTCGAGATATTCTTTTTTGGGTCTTCGCGTACTCGAGTGGGTCATTTTATATCTCCTTGAGCATGCAA is from Bacteroidota bacterium and encodes:
- the kbl gene encoding glycine C-acetyltransferase; the protein is MAYSEKAQSFYENELTGIRKAGIFKEERFIKSQQAAKIKVEYPTGAPTKDVLNFCANNYLGLSSHPEVIAAAHKGLDERGYGLSSVRFICGTQDIHRELKNKLSEFLGMEDTLLFPSCMEANGGLFDVMLDKDDAMIADRLVHASIVDGMRLCKAQLYNYKHSDMAHLEEKLQETQHCRLRLIITDGVFSMDGDIVKLDKICELAEKYDAMVMVDDSHATGFIGKHGRGTHEHCGVMDKVDVITTTLGKALGGAAGRCVSGKKEIVEMCRQRARPYLFSNTVPPVVVAAAIKVIDIISKSTDRRDKLEANTTYFREKMIQAGLDIKKGDSPIVPVMLYNAKLAQDVARDLYDEGIYVVGFFFPVVPQGQARIRTQISADHEREHLDKAIAAFTKIGEKYKILGKKKEEIIAMYGM
- a CDS encoding acyl carrier protein, whose amino-acid sequence is ACSRRYKMTHSSTRRPKKEYLEEDSTTEVNENTKLISSGIVDSFSMVSLKMFLEKKFLVKIPDDKATPEAFDSVNNIINLLKEFTKI